AGGCGTCCTTCTGGAAGCCCGGCATGGCGGGGTTCTCCTCCGCCGGAGACGCCGCGGGATCGGCCGCGACCACGATGGCATCGAGGGAGAACGAGGCGAGGAACAAGGAAAGGGCGACGCCGGGATAAGTCCAGCGACTCGGCGTGTTCATGCTCCACCTCCTGGGTCGGGAGGTGCAGTTTACATCATCCCGAGCTGCAGTTTGGCGGCCTCGGTCATGCGCTCCGGCGTCCACGGCGGTTCCCAGACCAGGTTGACGCGCGCCGAGGCGAGGCCTTCGATGCTGGCGATCTTGGTTTCCACCTCGCCGGGAAGGCTGCCGGCGACCGGGCACATGGGGGAGGTGAGGGTCATGGTCACCACCGCATGGCCGCCTGCGTCGACGGCGATGTCGTAGACCATGCCGAGCTCGTAGATGTTCACCGGGATCTCCGGGTCGAAGACCGTCTGCAAGATCGCGATGATCTGCTCCCGCAGCGCCTGCAGGTCGGCGCCGCCGGCAGCCCCGGGCTCCGTCGCCCGCTCCACCGGGTCCTTGGGTGCGCTTTCCATGCTGTTCTCCGTCCGTTGGCGGCGCGCCGCCGCCCTCACTCCGTGCTGACCTCGCCGGCGCCGCCGTCGAGCGCCGCTTCCAGGGTGCGCCAGGCGAGGGTGGCGCACTTGACGCGGACCGGGAAGTCCTTGACCCCGGAGAACACCGCCAGTTTCCCCAGCCGCGTCGGGTCCGACTTTTCGGTGCCCGTCAGCATCTCGATGAAGGCGGCGAGCAGTGCCTCCACCTCGTGCCGCGGCTTGCCCTTCACCGTTTCGGTGAGCAGCGACGCCGACGCCGTCGAGATGGCGCAGCCGCTGCCCTGGAAGCTGACATCGCGCACGATGTCCCCTTCGCAGTGCAGGAACAGGGTGAGCTTGTCGCCGCAGAGCGGATTGAAGCCCACAGACTGCGC
This Candidatus Krumholzibacteriia bacterium DNA region includes the following protein-coding sequences:
- a CDS encoding DUF59 domain-containing protein; the protein is MESAPKDPVERATEPGAAGGADLQALREQIIAILQTVFDPEIPVNIYELGMVYDIAVDAGGHAVVTMTLTSPMCPVAGSLPGEVETKIASIEGLASARVNLVWEPPWTPERMTEAAKLQLGMM
- a CDS encoding SUF system NifU family Fe-S cluster assembly protein; amino-acid sequence: MNADLRDLYQEVVLDHGRRPRNFRSMEGASAQSVGFNPLCGDKLTLFLHCEGDIVRDVSFQGSGCAISTASASLLTETVKGKPRHEVEALLAAFIEMLTGTEKSDPTRLGKLAVFSGVKDFPVRVKCATLAWRTLEAALDGGAGEVSTE